Proteins encoded by one window of Salarias fasciatus chromosome 1, fSalaFa1.1, whole genome shotgun sequence:
- the drc8 gene encoding dynein regulatory complex protein 8, with the protein MSAVCLSESIVSDIQRKIKVSFEAFDYLSNNTVDVREIGTIIFSLGCFPSQADLLDFIAEVEEDHSGYVHLDRFLPAMTKVLLENKFPPIHEDVLLQAFEVLDKEQKGYLEPEELTMYMTQEGEPFTQEEVDEMLTAHADREDHRIYYKDILSQMTTDCGL; encoded by the exons ATGTCTGCGGTCTGTCTGTCAGAGTCCATCGTGTCGGATATCCAGAGGAAAATCAAGGTTTCTTTCGAAGCGTTTGACTATTTGTCTAACAACACCGTGGATGTCCG ggAGATTGGCACCATCATCTTCTCACTCGGCTGCTTTCCCTCCCAGGCAGACCTGCTTGACTTCATAGCAGAG GTTGAAGAGGACCACTCCGGTTATGTCCACCTGGACAGATTCCTTCCAGCTATGACCAAGGTGCTTCTTGAAAACAA gTTTCCTCCGATACATGAGGATGTTTTGCTTCAGGCATTTGAG GTTCTGGACAAAGAGCAGAAAGGATACCTGGAGCCTGAGGAGTTGACAATGTACATGACACAAGAAG GCGAGCCCTTcacacaggaggaggtggacgagATGCTCACTGCACATGCTGACCGTGAAGACCACCGGATCTATTATAAGGACATTCTCAGCCAGATGACCACTGACTGTGGCCTGTAG